From Rhea pennata isolate bPtePen1 chromosome 26, bPtePen1.pri, whole genome shotgun sequence, the proteins below share one genomic window:
- the G6PC1 gene encoding glucose-6-phosphatase catalytic subunit 1 isoform X2 → MEAGMNLLHDAGVRATHQLQVHFKGAQHWFLFVSFAADLRNTFFVLFPLWFHFCRPVGIRLLWVAVIGDWLNLVFKWLLFGERPYWWVHETDYYGNTSAPQIQQFPLTCETGPGSPSGHAMGAAGVYYVMVTALLSIAAGDTDTAIGFCRILWTVLWTSFWAVQVCVCLSRVFIAAHFPHQVIAGVISGMAVAKTFQHIRSIYSASLRWYLAITAFLLGFALGLYVLLLALGVDLLWTLAKAQRWCAHPEWVHLDTTPFASLLRNLGALCGLGLALHTCAPTCGRPPLPFRLACAAASLLLLHLFDTFKPPDHALLLFYLLSFCKSAAVPLATVSLIPYCLSWLLVPGGKKDV, encoded by the exons ATGGAGGCGGGCATGAACCTGCTGCACGACGCGGGCGTGCGGGCCACGCACCAGCTGCAGGTGCACTTCAAGGGCGCCCAGCACTGGTTCCTCTTCGTCTCCTTCGCGGCTGACCTCCGCAACACCTTCTTCGTCCTCTTCCCGCTCTGGTTCCACTTCTGTCGGCCCGTGGGCATCCGGCTGCTCTGGGTGGCCGTCATTGGCGACTGGCTCAACCTCGTCTTCAAGTG GCTGCTCTTCGGGGAGAGGCCGTACTGGTGGGTGCACGAGACCGACTATTATGGCAACACCTCAGCCCCGCAGATCCAGCAGTTCCCGCTCACCTGCGAGACTGGTCCTG GGAGCCCTTCGGGCCATGCCATGGGCGCTGCTGGTGTGTACTACGTCATGGTGACCGCTCTGCTCTCCATCGCCGCGGGGGA cactGACACAGCCATTGGGTTTTGCAGGATTTTGTGGACAGTGCTTTGGACCAGCTTTTGGGCTGTGCAGGTCTGCGTCTGCCTGTCCCGCGTCTTCATCGCTGCCCACTTCCCGCACCAGGTCATTGCGGGGGTCATCTCAG GAATGGCCGTGGCCAAGACCTTCCAGCACATCCGATCCATCTACAGCGCCAGCCTGCGCTGGTACCTGGCCATCACCGCCTTCCTGCTGGGCTTCGCCCTGgggctgtatgtgctgctgctggcgctgggggTGGACCTGCTGTGGACGCTGGCCAAGGCGCAGCGGTGGTGTGCCCACCCAGAGTGGGTCCACCTGGACACCACCCCTTTCGCCAGCCTGCTCAGGAACCTGGGGGCACTCTGCGGGCTGGGGCTGGCCCTGCACACCTGTGCACCCACCTgcggccgcccgccgctgcccttCCGCCTAgcctgcgccgccgcctcccttcttctcctgcACCTCTTCGACACCTTCAAGCCGCCAGACCATGCACTGCTGCTCTTTTACCTCCTCTCCTTCTGCAAGAGTGCAGCCGTGCCCCTGGCCACCGTCAGCCTCATCCCCTACTGCCTCTCATGGCTCCTAGTCCCTGGTGGCAAGAAGGATGTCTAG
- the LOC134151431 gene encoding membrane primary amine oxidase-like produces the protein MNMKTVLILLILALATIFALICVLLTRGRAPSVCQRPEQEDTDDGHSLVFADLTPEEMVQVVRYLQEKLGVKLVDASHALPSDNCIYLVDVQIPAKVEVLRFLDDGGPRPAREALAVLYFGNQPEPNVTEYVVGPLPMPTYHRDVTVQKYGGKVPYHRRPTLAVEYKQIAEFLKSEVFPTAPSFMHQVIEYNETSLAAMTTAPRGFQSGDRTTWFVLFQNVSGFFLHPVGLEVLVDHSNLDISQWAVSGVFYNGQYYRDMVQLESAYVQGRINVEKVKKAPWDGDFSSMKPRAPPAAMFPVQYEPQGPRYSIKNNHIIFQAWSFAFGMSVNTGMRLFDIRYQGERIAYEISVQEALSVYGSNCPGGMSTRYMDGSFGIGRFSSPLVRGVDCPYSATYVDVHYLAQSQVSRIAKNAICIFEQNLGSPLRRHYSNLQSFYYGGLVNSAVIVRSIATLGNYDYVWDFIFYQNGAIEVKVQATGYMSSSFLHGDGLRYGNRVWEHTLGTIHTHSINYKVDLDVGGRSGSCLP, from the coding sequence ATGAACATGAAAACAGTGCTCATCCTCCTCATTCTGGCTTTGGCCACGATATTTGCCCTGATCTGTGTGCTGCTGACCAGGGGAAGGGCACCCAGTGTCTGCCAGCGACCAGAGCAGGAGGACACCGATGATGGCCACAGCCTGGTTTTTGCTGATCTGACCCCAGAAGAAATGGTCCAGGTGGTCCGGTACCTGCAGGAAAAACTCGGGGTGAAGCTGGTGGATGCCTCGCATGCGTTGCCCTCTGACAACTGCATCTACTTGGTCGACGTGCAGATCCCTGCCAAGGTGGAGGTGCTGCGGTTCCTGGATGATGGGGGGCCTCGCCCTGCACGGGAGGCGCTGGCTGTCCTGTACTTTGGTAACCAGCCGGAGCCCAACGTCACGGAGTATGTGGTGGGTCCACTGCCGATGCCGACGTACCACCGGGATGTCACGGTGCAGAAGTATGGGGGGAAGGTGCCGTACCACCGCAGACCAACATTGGCTGTTGAATACAAACAGATTGCAGAGTTTTTAAAGAGTGAAGTGTTCCCCACAGCTCCATCTTTCATGCATCAAGTAATTGAATATAATGAAACCAGTTTAGCAGCCATGACAACAGCTCCACGTGGTTTCCAGTCTGGAGATCGGACCACCTGGTTCGTTTTGTTTCAGAATGTGAGTGGGTTCTTCCTGCACCCTGTGGGGCTGGAGGTGCTGGTAGACCACAGCAACCTGGACATCTCCCAGTGGGCGGTGAGCGGTGTCTTCTATAATGGGCAGTACTACAGGGACATGGTGCAGCTGGAGAGTGCCTATGTGCAGGGCCGCATTAACGTGGAGAAAGTGAAGAAAGCCCCATGGGATGGGGACTTCTCATCCATGAAGCCGCGAGCACCTCCTGCAGCAATGTTTCCTGTGCAGTATGAGCCCCAGGGTCCCCGCTACAGCATCAAGAACAACCACATCATCTTCCAGGCCTGGAGCTTTGCCTTTGGGATGAGCGTGAACACAGGCATGCGCCTGTTTGACATCAGGTATCAGGGAGAGAGGATTGCCTATGAGATCAGTGTTCAAGAGGCCTTGTCAGTGTATGGCTCCAACTGTCCTGGAGGGATGTCAACGAGGTACATGGATGGGAGCTTTGGCATTGGGCGCTTCAGCTCTCCCTTAGTGCGAGGTGTCGACTGCCCATATTCAGCAACTTACGTGGACGTGCACTACCTTGCTCAGTCTCAAGTCTCCAGAATTGCTAAAAATGCCATCTGCATTTTTGAGCAGAACCTGGGCTCTCCTCTGAGGCGCCACTACTCCAACTTGCAGTCCTTTTACTATGGGGGACTAGTCAACTCTGCTGTGATTGTTCGTTCCATTGCAACTTTGGGCAACTACGACTATGTGTGGGACTTCATCTTCTACCAGAATGGGGCCATTGAAGTCAAAGTCCAGGCCACGGGGTACATGAGCTCATCCTTCCTCCATGGGGATGGTCTGAGATACGGCAATAGGGTTTGGGAGCACACGCTGGGCACGATACATACCCATTCCATCAACTATAAAGTGGACTTGGATGTGGGAGGTAGGTCTGGGTCTTGTCTTCCTTAA
- the LOC134151237 gene encoding membrane primary amine oxidase-like: MNVKTVLILLILALATIFALVCVLLTRGRAPSVCQHQHLKQEDTDDGRSLVFADLTPEEMVQVVRYLQEKLGVKLVDASRALPSDNCIYLVDVQIPAKVEVLRFLDDGGPRPAREALAVLYFGNQLEPNITEYVVGPLPMPTYHRDVTVQKYGGKVPYHRRPVTGKEYTDINTLMQRELRQAPRFLAACCETDGSDLAALTTAPRGFQSGDRSTWFVFFHAVPGTGFFLSPVGLELLVDHKDLDVSRWRLRKVFYNGRYFASTGALEAEFAAGSLPLVRIEKPLAAAAMYGSMHPRHPPGPPAPLPYEPQGPRYHVHHNRVAFQGWSFAFGMNPSSGPRLFDVRYRGERLLYELSLQEALALYGSNCPGGMSTRYLDGSFGIGRFAYELVRGVDCPYLATYVDRHYLAEADAPQASRASLCVFEHDTALPLRRHFSDAHSAYYGGLRRTALVLRAVSTLVNYDYVWDFLFYASGALEVQVHATGYISSSFFHGHGTNYGNRVGPHTLGTMHLHHIHYKADLDVGGRLNWLETQDMAYERLRDPWSGEHTIEQPVLRKARLRREEEAAFPLGGRLPRYVAFASARPNRWGHPRSYRLQLRSHPGEHLPADSPMERALSWGRYQLAVTRHKEEEPASSSIYNQNDPWTPTVAFADFINNETIAGEDLVAWISVGFLHVPHAEDVPNTVTAGNNVGFILRPYNYFDEDPSADSPDSIYLGAEREAGGCSSHPLGCRPAAAACAPHLPPFSYSGFLNLTLSLPPRP; this comes from the exons ATGAACGTGAAGACCGTGCTCATTCTCCTCATTCTGGCTTTGGCCACAATATTTGCCTTGGTCTGCGTGCTGCTGACCAGAGGAAGGGCACCCAGTGTCTGTCAGCACCAGCACCTGAAGCAGGAGGACACTGACGATGGCCGCAGCCTGGTTTTTGCTGATCTGACCCCAGAAGAAATGGTCCAGGTGGTCCGGTACCTGCAGGAAAAACTCGGGGTGAAGCTGGTGGACGCCTCGCGTGCTTTGCCCTCTGACAACTGCATCTACTTGGTCGACGTGCAGATCCCTGCCAAGGTGGAGGTGCTGCGGTTCCTGGATGATGGGGGGCCTCGCCCTGCACGGGAGGCGCTGGCTGTCCTGTACTTTGGTAACCAGCTGGAGCCCAACATCACGGAGTATGTGGTGGGTCCACTGCCGATGCCGACGTACCACCGGGACGTCACGGTGCAGAAGTATGGGGGGAAGGTGCCGTACCACCGCCGCCCCGTTACAGGCAAGGAGTACACGGATATCAACACGCTCATGCAGCGGGAGCTGCGCCAGGCACCGCGCTTCCTGGCTGCGTGCTGCGAGACGGACGGCAGCGACCTGGCGGCGCTCACCACCGCCCCCCGGGGCTTCCAGTCGGGCGACCGCAGCACCTGGTTCGTCTTCTTCCACGCCGTGCCCGGCACCGGCTTCTTCCTCTCACcagtggggctggagctgctggtggaCCACAAAGACCTCGACGTGTCTCGCTGGCGCCTGCGCAAGGTCTTCTACAACGGTCGGTACTTTGCCAGCACTGGGGCCCTGGAGGCTGAGTTTGCGGCCGGCTCGCTGCCCCTGGTCCGGATCGAGAAGCCGTTGGCGGCAGCGGCGATGTACGGCTCGATGCATCCCCGGCAcccgcccggccccccggcgccgctgccctACGAGCCCCAGGGTCCCCGCTACCATGTCCACCACAACCGCGTCGCCTTCCAGGGCTGGAGCTTCGCCTTCGGCATGAACCCCAGCTCCGGCCCCCGGCTCTTCGACGTGCGCTACCGCGGCGAGCGGCTCCTCTACGAGCTGAGCCTGCAGGAGGCCTTGGCCCTCTACGGCTCCAACTGCCCCGGCGGCATGTCGACCCGCTACCTCGACGGCAGCTTCGGCATCGGCCGCTTCGCCTACGAGCTGGTGCGGGGCGTCGACTGCCCCTACCTGGCCACCTACGTGGACCGGCACTACCTGGCCGAGGCGGACGCCCCCCAGGCCAGCCGCGCCTCGCTGTGCGTCTTCGAGCACGACACGGCGCTCCCCCTGCGGCGCCACTTCTCCGACGCCCACTCCGCCTACTACGGGGGGCTGCGGCGCACCGCCCTGGTCCTGCGCGCCGTCTCCACCCTCGTCAACTACGACTATGTCTGGGACTTCTTGTTCTACGCCAGCGGGGCCCTGGAGGTGCAGGTCCACGCCACCGGCTACATCAGCTCCTCCTTCTTCCACGGCCACGGCACCAACTACGGCAACAGGGTGGGGCCGCACACGCTGGGCACCATGCACCTCCACCACATCCACTACAAGGCGGACCTGGACGTCGGCG GGCGGCTGAACTGGCTGGAGACGCAGGACATGGCGTACGAGCGGCTGCGCGACCCCTGGAGCGGGGAGCACACGATCGAGCAGCCCGTGCTCCGCAAGGCGCGCCtgcggcgggaggaggaggcggcCTTCCCCCTCGGCGGGCGCCTGCCCCGCTACGTGGCCTTCGCCAGCGCCCGCCCCAACCGGTGGGGGCACCCGCGCAGCTACCGCCTGCAGCTCCGCAGCCACCCCGGGGAGCACCTGCCCGCCGACAGCCCCATGGAGCGGGCCCTCAGCTGGGGCAG gTACCAGCTGGCCGTCACCCGGCACAAGGAAGAGGAGCCGGCCAGCTCCAGCATCTACAACCAGAACGACCCCTGGACGCCCACCGTCGCCTTTGCAGACTTCATCAACAACGAGACCATCGCTGGCGAG GACCTGGTGGCCTGGATTTCCGTGGGCTTCCTGCACGTCCCCCACGCCGAGGACGTACCCAACACGGTGACGGCGGGCAACAACGTCGGCTTCATCCTGCGACCCTACAACTACTTCGACGAGGACCCCTCGGCCGACTCCCCCGACAGCATCTACCTCGGGGCCGAGCGGGAggcggggggctgcagcagccaccccCTGGGCTGCcggcccgcggcagccgccTGTGCCCCCCACCTGCCCCCCTTCAGCTACAGCGGCTTCCTCAACCTCACCCTCAGCCTGCCACCGCGGCCCTGA
- the G6PC1 gene encoding glucose-6-phosphatase catalytic subunit 1 isoform X1, protein MEAGMNLLHDAGVRATHQLQVHFKGAQHWFLFVSFAADLRNTFFVLFPLWFHFCRPVGIRLLWVAVIGDWLNLVFKWLLFGERPYWWVHETDYYGNTSAPQIQQFPLTCETGPGSPSGHAMGAAGVYYVMVTALLSIAAGEQQVKTLKYWILWTVLWTSFWAVQVCVCLSRVFIAAHFPHQVIAGVISGMAVAKTFQHIRSIYSASLRWYLAITAFLLGFALGLYVLLLALGVDLLWTLAKAQRWCAHPEWVHLDTTPFASLLRNLGALCGLGLALHTCAPTCGRPPLPFRLACAAASLLLLHLFDTFKPPDHALLLFYLLSFCKSAAVPLATVSLIPYCLSWLLVPGGKKDV, encoded by the exons ATGGAGGCGGGCATGAACCTGCTGCACGACGCGGGCGTGCGGGCCACGCACCAGCTGCAGGTGCACTTCAAGGGCGCCCAGCACTGGTTCCTCTTCGTCTCCTTCGCGGCTGACCTCCGCAACACCTTCTTCGTCCTCTTCCCGCTCTGGTTCCACTTCTGTCGGCCCGTGGGCATCCGGCTGCTCTGGGTGGCCGTCATTGGCGACTGGCTCAACCTCGTCTTCAAGTG GCTGCTCTTCGGGGAGAGGCCGTACTGGTGGGTGCACGAGACCGACTATTATGGCAACACCTCAGCCCCGCAGATCCAGCAGTTCCCGCTCACCTGCGAGACTGGTCCTG GGAGCCCTTCGGGCCATGCCATGGGCGCTGCTGGTGTGTACTACGTCATGGTGACCGCTCTGCTCTCCATCGCCGCGGGGGAGCAGCAGGTGAAGACACTCAAGTACTG GATTTTGTGGACAGTGCTTTGGACCAGCTTTTGGGCTGTGCAGGTCTGCGTCTGCCTGTCCCGCGTCTTCATCGCTGCCCACTTCCCGCACCAGGTCATTGCGGGGGTCATCTCAG GAATGGCCGTGGCCAAGACCTTCCAGCACATCCGATCCATCTACAGCGCCAGCCTGCGCTGGTACCTGGCCATCACCGCCTTCCTGCTGGGCTTCGCCCTGgggctgtatgtgctgctgctggcgctgggggTGGACCTGCTGTGGACGCTGGCCAAGGCGCAGCGGTGGTGTGCCCACCCAGAGTGGGTCCACCTGGACACCACCCCTTTCGCCAGCCTGCTCAGGAACCTGGGGGCACTCTGCGGGCTGGGGCTGGCCCTGCACACCTGTGCACCCACCTgcggccgcccgccgctgcccttCCGCCTAgcctgcgccgccgcctcccttcttctcctgcACCTCTTCGACACCTTCAAGCCGCCAGACCATGCACTGCTGCTCTTTTACCTCCTCTCCTTCTGCAAGAGTGCAGCCGTGCCCCTGGCCACCGTCAGCCTCATCCCCTACTGCCTCTCATGGCTCCTAGTCCCTGGTGGCAAGAAGGATGTCTAG
- the PSME3 gene encoding proteasome activator complex subunit 3 produces the protein MASLLKVDPEVKLKVDSFRERITSEAEDLVANFFPKKLLELDGFLKEPILNIHDLTQIHSDMNLPVPDPILLTNSHDGLDGPNMKKRKLEDREETFQGTKVFVMPNGMLKSNQQLVDIIEKVKPEIRLLIEKCNTVKMWVQLLIPRIEDGNNFGVSIQEETVAELRTVESEAASYLDQISRYYITRAKLVSKIAKYPHVEDYRRTVTEIDEKEYISLRLIISELRNQYVTLHDMILKNIEKIKRPRSSNAETLY, from the exons atggcctCGCTGCTGAAGGTGGACCCGGAGGTGAAGCTCAAG gTTGACTCCTTTAGAGAGCGGATCACAAGTGAG gCTGAAGATTTGGTGGCaaattttttcccaaagaagcTGTTGGAACTTGATGGGTTCCTTAAG GAGCCTATCCTGAATATTCATGATCTCACTCAGATCCATTCGGACATGAACCTCCCAGTGCCTGACCCAATTCTTCTCACAAACAGCCATGATGGACTGGATGGG ccaaatatgaaaaagaggaagctgGAAGACCGTGAAGAGACCTTTCAGG GTACCAAAGTGTTTGTGATGCCCAATGGGATGCTGAAGAGCAACCAGCAGCTGGTGGACATCATTGAGAAAGTGAAGCCAGAGATCAGGCTGCTTATTGAGAAGTGTAATACG GTCAAAATGTGGGTGCAACTTCTCATCCCCAGAATAGAGGATGGAAACAACTTTGGTGTTTCTATTCAG GAGGAAACAGTGGCTGAGCTTCGAACTGTGGAGAGTGAGGCTGCGTCCTACCTGGACCAGATTTCTAG ATACTATATCACAAGAGCAAAGTTGGTTTCCAAAATAGCTAAGTACCCTCATGTG GAGGACTACCGCCGCACAGTGACAGAGATCGATGAGAAGGAGTACATTAGTCTGCGTCTGATCATTTCAGAGCTGAGGAATCAATAT GTCACTTTGCATGACATGATCCTTAAAAACATTGAGAAGATCAAGAGGCCTCGGAGCAGCAATGCTGAGACCCTCTATTAA
- the LOC134151430 gene encoding LOW QUALITY PROTEIN: membrane primary amine oxidase-like (The sequence of the model RefSeq protein was modified relative to this genomic sequence to represent the inferred CDS: inserted 2 bases in 2 codons), whose product MKPRLPYVLLVGAAVITFILSCILLSRGRRSASCEYQSRNMEKTGSRSQSLVFANLTPEEMVQVVRYLQEKLGVKLVDASRALPSDNCISYIDVQVPAKVEVLRFLDDGGPRPAREALAVLYFGNQPEPNVTEYVVGPLPMPTYHRDVTVQKYGGKVPYHYRLVLGRDYEQVGMFLKVVAFAAAXNLLKEVFKYNGTNMIFQIXSPPRGFQSGDRTTWFVLFQNVSGFFLHPVGLEVLVDHSNLDISQWAVSGVFYNGQYYRDMVQLESAYVQGRINVEKVKKAPWDGDFSSMKPRAPPAAMFPVQYEPQGPRYSIKNNHIIFQAWSFAFGMSVNTGMRLFDIRYQGERIAYEISVQEALSVYGSNCPGGMSTRYMDGSFGIGRFSSPLVRGVDCPYSATYVDVHYLAQSQVSRIAKNAICIFEQNLGSPLRRHYSNLQSFYYGGLVNSAVIVRSIATLGNYDYVWDFIFYQNGAIEVKVQATGYMSSSFLHGDGLRYGNRVWEHTLGTIHTHSINYKVDLDVGGVRNSLVAHDMVFEMARAPWSPEQQIEQPRLTKKVLDVEDQAAFRHQSKMPRYIYFAANSKNKWGHQRGYRIQIINFAGDHVPETSSMERAISWARYKLAVTRRKEEEPTSTSIYNQNDPWTPTVAFANFINNETITNEDLVAWITTGFLHIPHSEDIPNTVTVGNSVGFLLRPYNYYNLDPSIYSHDGVFFTSEQDFTACEINSVACLPKRASCLPNFPLFTYDGFKNMSRL is encoded by the exons ATGAAGCCAAGACTGCCCTATGTTCTCCTGGTTGGGGCTGCAGTGATAACTTTCATTCTCTCCTGCATCttgctgagcagagggaggcGATCAGCAAGCTGTGAGTACCAGTCTCGCAATATGGAGAAGACTGGGTCCAGGAGCCAGAGCCTGGTTTTTGCTAATCTGACCCCAGAAGAAATGGTCCAGGTGGTCCGGTACCTGCAGGAAAAACTCGGGGTGAAGCTGGTGGATGCCTCGCGTGCTTTGCCCTCTGACAACTGCATCTCCTACATTGATGTGCAGGTTCCTGCCAAGGTGGAGGTGCTGCGGTTCCTGGATGATGGGGGGCCTCGCCCTGCACGGGAGGCGCTGGCTGTCCTGTACTTTGGTAACCAGCCGGAGCCCAACGTCACGGAGTATGTGGTGGGTCCACTGCCGATGCCGACGTACCACCGGGATGTCACGGTGCAGAAGTATGGGGGGAAGGTGCCGTACCACTACAGACTGGTGCTAGGCAGGGACTATGAGCAAGTGGGAATGTTCTTAAAGGTAGTGGCATTTGCTGCAG CCAACCTATTAAAAGAAGTGTTTAAGTACAATGGCACCAACATGATATTTCAAA ACAGCCCCCCACGTGGTTTCCAGTCTGGAGATCGGACCACCTGGTTCGTTTTGTTTCAGAATGTGAGTGGGTTCTTCCTGCACCCTGTGGGGCTGGAGGTGCTGGTAGACCACAGCAACCTGGACATCTCCCAGTGGGCGGTGAGCGGTGTCTTCTATAATGGGCAGTACTACAGGGACATGGTGCAGCTGGAGAGTGCCTATGTGCAGGGCCGCATTAACGTGGAGAAAGTGAAGAAAGCCCCATGGGATGGGGACTTCTCATCCATGAAGCCGCGAGCACCTCCTGCAGCAATGTTTCCTGTGCAGTATGAGCCCCAGGGTCCCCGCTACAGCATCAAGAACAACCACATCATCTTCCAGGCCTGGAGCTTTGCCTTTGGGATGAGCGTGAACACAGGCATGCGCCTGTTTGACATCAGGTATCAGGGAGAGAGGATTGCCTATGAGATCAGTGTTCAAGAGGCCTTGTCAGTGTATGGCTCCAACTGTCCTGGAGGGATGTCAACGAGGTACATGGATGGGAGCTTTGGCATTGGGCGCTTCAGCTCTCCCTTAGTGCGAGGTGTCGACTGCCCATATTCAGCAACTTACGTGGACGTGCACTACCTTGCTCAGTCTCAAGTCTCCAGAATTGCTAAAAATGCCATCTGCATTTTTGAGCAGAACCTGGGCTCTCCTCTGAGGCGCCACTACTCCAACTTGCAGTCCTTTTACTATGGGGGACTAGTCAACTCTGCTGTGATTGTTCGTTCCATTGCAACTTTGGGCAACTACGACTATGTGTGGGACTTCATCTTCTACCAGAATGGGGCCATTGAAGTCAAAGTCCAGGCCACGGGGTACATGAGCTCATCCTTCCTCCATGGGGATGGTCTGAGATACGGCAATAGGGTTTGGGAGCACACGCTGGGCACGATACATACCCATTCCATCAACTATAAAGTGGACTTGGATGTGGGAG GGGTGAGAAACTCCCTGGTGGCCCATGACATGGTGTTTGAGATGGCACGGGCCCCCTGGAGCCCAGAGCAGCAGATAGAGCAGCCACGACTCACAAAGAAAGTCCTGGATGTAGAGGACCAGGCTGCGTTCCGGCACCAGTCAAAGATGCCCAGATACATCTACTTTGCAGCCAACAGCAAAAACAAGTGGGGTCATCAGCGTGGTTACAGGATCCAGATCATCAATTTTGCAGGGGATCACGTGCCCGAAACCAGCTCGATGGAGAGGGCCATCAGCTGGGCAAG GTACAAGTTGGCTGTCACCAGGCGAAAGGAAGAGGAGCCCACCAGCACCAGTATCTACAACCAGAATGACCCATGGACGCCCACTGTTGCTTTTGCTAACTTCATCAACAACGAAACCATCACTAATGAG GACCTGGTTGCCTGGATAACCACTGGTTTCCTTCACATCCCACACTCTGAGGATATTCCCAACACAGTGACTGTGGGAAACTCTGTTGGCTTTCTCCTGAGACCTTACAACTACTACAACCTAGATCCTTCCATATACTCACATGATGGTGTGTTTTTCACCAGTGAGCAGGACTTTACTGCCTGTGAAATCAACTCTGTTGCGTGCCTGCCCAAAAGGGCCTCCTGTTTGCCAAACTTCCCCCTGTTCACCTATGATGGCTTCAAAAATATGAGCAGGCTTTAA